The nucleotide window AATACTTCCTTGGTTCAtgtaaattttcttaattaaatacaaGTCTAACCCACTAGCTAGTAGAGAGTAAATGGATCAAGAAACCTGAAAATCATGAAGTATCAAGTTCCCAAACAAACTAGTAAAGCTTTGATTAGTTACTAGAATTAGAAATACATCTAAATCAATATGCAAAACCAACCCTTTTAAGAAATACTCCAACAATTATTTACTACTCATAAAAAAGATATTGCTTGATGAAATAATGGTTGACAATAGGCAGAAATATTACATCAGGCACCACTCTACTCAAGCTGGTCATGTTCTTGAAGATTTGATCATCATAAACAACTAGGGAAGTAGAAACAGTATAAACCAAACTTTGATTGAGATTTACCTGGTTGTCCTCCGGCTCGGACCTCCTTGTTGATTTGTCTGTCCTTTCCTTCATCAGATTTGGCTTTTGTGCTGATTCCGACAAGTTTCTCTTCATCTTTGCTTGTTTCTTTTCCCAAAGACCCTTCATAACCTCTGGAAAAAAAGCAGCACATAAAGGTTCAAATTTGGTATAAAgcatataaaacattttaagatgaaacaacaacataaaagagaaaaaacaaaggGTCAAAACTCAAGCTGAAAGTTGCAACTAACCTTGAGCTGAGATTAGTCTATAAACTTGGCCAAGCATAAGGGTATCAGTTGGTTTGAGAAGCTTGATGCGGGTAAGGCGAACAGGGTTGGTGGTATTGTCACTCTTACTCGAGCAATTTTCATTGTCCTTGGATGAGCACAATGTGGT belongs to Glycine soja cultivar W05 chromosome 5, ASM419377v2, whole genome shotgun sequence and includes:
- the LOC114411934 gene encoding uncharacterized protein LOC114411934; the protein is MGNCQAVDTATLVIQQPNGKVERLYWPVSASEVMKTNPDHYVALLISTTLCSSKDNENCSSKSDNTTNPVRLTRIKLLKPTDTLMLGQVYRLISAQEVMKGLWEKKQAKMKRNLSESAQKPNLMKERTDKSTRRSEPEDNQETKAERHGSRTASTNNASSATAKSRTWQPSLQSISEAAS